From the Brachybacterium sillae genome, the window GTCGAGCCCTCGCTGCACTCCCGCAAGGTCTACGTGGCCTGCACCAACAACTCCCAGCGCGGCACCGCCGGCAGGGCCGGCGTCGACGAGGTGAACCCGCGGATCGAGAACCGTGACGGTCACGTGGTCGAGATCGACGAGCGTGGTGACCAGACCTCCACCACCTTCGCGTGGAACCTGCTGCTGGTGTGCGGTGACCCCAAGCAGGGTGACCAGACCTACTTCGGCGGCTTCCCCGTCGACAAGGTCTCGCCGATCTCCTGCCCGGACAACCTGGCCTTCGACTCCGTGGGCAACCTGTGGATCTCCACCGACGGCCAGCCCGGCGGCATCGGCTACAACGACGGCCTGTTCCGCGTCACCCTGGAGGGCGAGGCCCGCGGCCGCGTCGAGCAGTTCCTCTCCGTGCCGCGTGACGCCGAGACCTGCGGTCCGATCGTCCGCGACCGTGACCTGTCGGTCTTCGTCTCCGTGCAGCATCCGGGCGAGGAGGGCACCTTCGAGGCGCCGAACTCCTACTTCCCGGATTACGCCGGCACCGGCCCGAAGCCGACCGTGGTGCACGTGCTGCCCTCCCGCCCGCCGTTCACGGACATGCGGCCCGGGTACGAGCACTACGACGCGGTGCTGTGGGCCTGGCACCGGGGCATCGTCAAGGGCTTCCCGGATGGGACCTACCGTCCGCTGGCCCCGGTGAACCGTGACGCCATGTGCGCCTTCCTGCACCGTCTCGCCGGGTCCCCCGAGGTGGATCGCCCGCGCTCGGAGCCGTTCCGCGACGTGCGTCCGGGTGTGGAGCACTACGAGGCGATCATCTGGGCGTACCAGATGGGCATCGCCCGCGGCTGGCCAGACGGAACCTTCCGCCCCACCCAGCCGATCAACCGCGACGCCATCGCCGCGTTCATCTACCGCTACGCCGGGTCCCCGTCGTTCCCCAAGCCCACCACCCCGCCGTTCCGTGACGTGCCGGTGACGATCCCCTTCGCGAAGGAGATCGCCTGGCTGAAGGCCGAGGGCATCACCAAGGGCTGGCCGGACGGCACCTACCGTCCGTGGACCACGGTGAAGCGCGACGCCATGGCGGCCTTCCTGTTCCGCATCAAGGAGGAGCAGCAGATCGCCTTCAAGGCGGCGGGCTGATCGTCCCTCACGGCGCCACGGGACCGAGGCGCCGCTGACGCCCGACGGGGCGGGTCCCTCCGAGCCACGTGCTCGGCGGGGCCCGCCCCGTCGTCACCCCCACCCCCTTCTCGCCCCGCGGACTCTCTGGGCGCTGGGGGTGGGCCCTGG encodes:
- a CDS encoding S-layer homology domain-containing protein codes for the protein MRPGYEHYDAVLWAWHRGIVKGFPDGTYRPLAPVNRDAMCAFLHRLAGSPEVDRPRSEPFRDVRPGVEHYEAIIWAYQMGIARGWPDGTFRPTQPINRDAIAAFIYRYAGSPSFPKPTTPPFRDVPVTIPFAKEIAWLKAEGITKGWPDGTYRPWTTVKRDAMAAFLFRIKEEQQIAFKAAG